A single Montipora foliosa isolate CH-2021 chromosome 7, ASM3666993v2, whole genome shotgun sequence DNA region contains:
- the LOC138011162 gene encoding uncharacterized protein, protein KVSDIFEFGPLGPLLANVFMSSIEENLEREGKLPSFYRRYVDDTLTIMPNIATASNFLNTLNKAHSSVKFTMETECNGMLPYLGIQLLNRSPQIETKVYVKPTNSSLLLHYQSHVDNRYKQGLLRTMLGRAHSLSSSWSHFSDECDRLKTVFSRLKYPKHLIDSAIKNFVDSKVCDQQRPLLPTKETDTIRVVLPFKDQTSANFVKGQLRDLSLKVNTNIQPVFVSRKIDQELNVKEAKPSIVNEQCVVYKYQCDLCDAGYIGYTRGHLHNRVKGHKQQSSAIAKHCKNVHGRIPQDLLKCFEVLKKCRNKFDCLLYEMLYIRTLKANLNVQSDSIRAKVFV, encoded by the coding sequence AAAGTGTCTGACATTTTTGAATTTGGTCCCCTTGGTCCCCTGCTAGCTAATGTGTTCATGTCTTCAATTGAGGAAAACCTCGAGCGAGAGGGTAAACTCCCTTCTTTCTATCGAAGGTACGTTGATGATACACTTACTATCATGCCAAATATCGCAACAGCATCCAACTTCCTGAACACGCTTAACAAGGCACATTCTTCCGTAAAATTTACAATGGAAACCGAATGCAATGGCATGCTCCCTTATTTGGGCATCCAGTTACTGAACCGATCGCCCCAAATAGAGACAAAGGTGTACGTAAAACCCACGAATTCAAGTCTCCTCTTACATTACCAAAGTCACGTTGACAATCGGTACAAACAGGGTTTACTCCGAACTATGCTGGGTCGAGCACATAgtttatcttcttcttggtcACACTTCTCAGACGAATGTGACCGATTGAAGACAGTATTCTCGCGTTTAAAGTACCCCAAACACCTCATCGACTCTGCCATCAAAAATTTCGTTGACTCAAAGGTTTGTGACCAGCAGCGACCATTATTACCAACTAAAGAGACGGACACAATTCGAGTGGTTCtaccatttaaagaccaaaccTCAGCAAATTTTGTGAAAGGACAACTCAGGGATCTGAGCCTGAAAGTGAACACCAACATCCAGCCCGTATTTGTCAGCCGAAAAATTGATCAAGAACTGAATGTGAAAGAAGCAAAGCCATCGATCGTAAATGAACagtgtgttgtttataaataccaatgtgacctgtgcgatgcaggttatataggatacacacgcggacatttacacaatcgtgtaaaaGGACATAAACAACAGTCCTCGGCCATTGCCAAACATTGCAAGAACGTACACGGGAGGATCCCTCAGGACCTACTGAAATGCTTCGAAGTTCTTAAGAAGTGcaggaacaaatttgactgcttattgTATGAAATGCTTTATATAAGAACTTTAAAGGCAAACCTGAACGTGCAATCGGACTCtattcgtgcgaaagtatttgtgtaa